TCTCTCAACCCTGTATATTCAGTAGGTGCACAGATTGCGGAGATTTTATTGTTGCACAAAAAAATCTCGCGCAAAGAAGCTTATCAATTAGCACTAGAGTTGTTGCAAAAGGTAGGTATTCCAAGGCCAAACGAAGTTTTGAAAGACTACCCTCATCAACTATCTGGGGGCATGAGACAACGTATCATGATTGCTATTGCGATGGCGTGTACACCTAAGTTACTCATCGCAGATGAACCGACAACCGCTTTGGATGTTACGATTCAAGCGCAAATTTTAGAACTCATGAAAGAAATTTCGACAGATTTTAACACCTCGATTTTATTGATCACACATGATCTGGGAGTGGTTGCTGAGACGTGTGCACGCGTTGCCGTGATGTATGCGGGTCGCATAGTCGAACAAGGTAAGGTCGAAGATATTTTCTTTAATCCGCAGCATCCTTATACCAAAGGTTTATTGAATGCGATTCCAAAGATCGATGCTGATACAAAGCGTCGCTTGGAACCGATTAACGGAAACGTACCATCGCTAACGCGCATGCCAGCAGGTTGTTCATTTGCACCACGTTGTCCGATGGTTATGGAGAAGTGCAGAACCGAGTCACCCGATCTATTTGCTGTTGAAGACGGGCATCACTCGCGGTGCTGGCTCAATGACTCGAAGGAGGAACGGCCGTGAGCGATGTGTTATTAGATATTAAAGATCTTAGGAAGTATTTTCAGATATCGCGGGGATTCATGCGTCGTAACACGGGCGCTGTGCGTGCGGTAGATGGTGTTTCGCTAGCCGTTCAAAAAGGCGAGACGATTGGAATTGTAGGTGAGTCTGGATGTGGTAAGTCAACGACTGGCCGAAGCATACTGCGTTTGGTTGAACCCACAAGTGGGTCTATAAACTTCCTCGGCAAAGATATTTTAAAACTATCAAAATCTCATATGCGCGAGATGCGCCGCGAAATGCAAATTGTTTTTCAGGATCCATATGCATCCTTAAATCCTAGATACACAGTCATGCAGACTCTGATCGAACCGCTGGAGGTTCATCGCCTCCACACACCTAAAGAACGCAAAGATCGAGTGTACTCGATATTGGATCGAGTAGGGCTCGATTCGTCGTATGCGAGTCGTTTTCCACATGAATTTTCTGGAGGACAGCGGCAACGCATAGGCATCGCGCGCGCGCTTATCTTAAATCCTAAACTGATGATTCTCGATGAGCCAGTCGCTGCCTTGGATGTGTCTATTCAGTCGCAGGTGATCAATTTATTGGAGGATGTTCAAAAAGAATTCTCCTTGACAAACCTGTTTATTGCTCATGACTTATCTGTAGTCAAGCACATTAGTACACGGATTATGGTGATGTATCTTGGGAAAATGGCTGAGCTTGCTACGTCGGAGGATTT
This region of Sulfoacidibacillus ferrooxidans genomic DNA includes:
- a CDS encoding ABC transporter ATP-binding protein; this translates as MSDVLLDIKDLRKYFQISRGFMRRNTGAVRAVDGVSLAVQKGETIGIVGESGCGKSTTGRSILRLVEPTSGSINFLGKDILKLSKSHMREMRREMQIVFQDPYASLNPRYTVMQTLIEPLEVHRLHTPKERKDRVYSILDRVGLDSSYASRFPHEFSGGQRQRIGIARALILNPKLMILDEPVAALDVSIQSQVINLLEDVQKEFSLTNLFIAHDLSVVKHISTRIMVMYLGKMAELATSEDLFADPLHPYTRALLSAVPIPNPSIKRDRIILSGDLPSPANPPSGCVFHTRCPYTQDVCTQKIPEWREAKPNHFVACHLA
- a CDS encoding ABC transporter ATP-binding protein, producing MSHVLDVDSLTVEFNINKQFYPAVRDISFYIDPGETLGLVGESGCGKSVTSLAILQLLTKSAKINGRVLYDGKDLLSLQPEQMRKVRGSEISMIFQEPMTSLNPVYSVGAQIAEILLLHKKISRKEAYQLALELLQKVGIPRPNEVLKDYPHQLSGGMRQRIMIAIAMACTPKLLIADEPTTALDVTIQAQILELMKEISTDFNTSILLITHDLGVVAETCARVAVMYAGRIVEQGKVEDIFFNPQHPYTKGLLNAIPKIDADTKRRLEPINGNVPSLTRMPAGCSFAPRCPMVMEKCRTESPDLFAVEDGHHSRCWLNDSKEERP